Proteins encoded by one window of Triplophysa rosa linkage group LG19, Trosa_1v2, whole genome shotgun sequence:
- the LOC130570383 gene encoding uncharacterized protein LOC130570383 isoform X3, with product MMSSNVVSGVWRSHAVLDESDLDCSPEAPQQFKKMRSSSSLNSLRMSLRKRLPLKPMQPTANISDNPTWESLQTNQKANVVLKMTRRAKNSIGDVYQRFQKSRQSRGECLVMTPGRASDVEEGDSQTPKRSAARTTITPRRTPRSTSKRGAQTPGASDSAVRTVKSRGTRRQLVRMAALRSPFASPNTMNRRRQFDDELDSVSNGLQRLKRLSQAFDDAIGRDDRFRDSLLMD from the exons ATGATGTCGTCCAATGTTGTGAGTGGGGTCTGGAGGTCGCACGCAGTCCTCGACGAGTCGGACCTTGACTGTTCACCCGAAGCACCGCAGCAGTTTAAGAAGATGCGCTCATCCAGCTCACTAAACTCACTCAGGATGAGTCTGCGTAAACGACTGCCATTAAAACCCATGCAGCCCACCGCCAACATCTCTGACAATCCCACCTGGGAGTCACTTCAGACGAACCAGAAGGCGAATGTTGTCCTCAAGATGACCCGCAGAGCCAAAAACTCAATTGGAGACGTGTATCAG AGATTTCAGAAGAGCAGACAGTCACGTGGTGAGTGTCTGGTGATGACACCTGGTAGAGCATCTGACGTGGAGGAAGGCGATTCACAAACCCCGAAACGATCTGCTGCCCGAACCACTATAACCCCCAGGCGAACTCCACGGTCAACCAGCAAGCGAGGGGCGCAGACCCCAGGGGCCAGTGACTCTGCGGTTAGGACAGTGAAGTCCAGAGGCACCAGGAGACAGCTGGTGCGCATGGCTGCACTCAGAAGCCCTTTTGCATCACCCAACACGATGAACCGGAGGAG GCAATTTGATGACGAACTGGACAGTGTCTCAAATGGCCTCCAGAGACTAAAGCGGCTTTCTCAAGCTTTTGATGATGCTATTGGAAGAGATGACAG
- the tmigd1 gene encoding transmembrane and immunoglobulin domain-containing protein 1 encodes MKLSFSVSVLLLCCVCCVKAITIESCPSATASIIQAQSEETITLTCVTDAGLDPSNQIELQWYRNDDLVDLKEENRLHRSSLCVQPITKEENGVIFTCQLKGDASVNSSVELDVQFAPDLNDTEDILVEEESDVVLSCDVHANPAVTVAWKKDGEVLDLTTGSYKTTNNGITAQLSIPNIKRDVHQGTYICDVISLVFGTRNKSFKITVEDKTLKFPLEPMIAGLVVVACTIVLAIFARLDKIKKCCKRN; translated from the exons ATGAAATTGTCATTTAGTGTGTCGGTGCTCCTGCTGTGTTGTGTCTGCTGTGTAAAAG CGATCACTATTGAGTCATGTCCGTCAGCAACTGCAAGCATCATTCAGGCACAGAGTGAGGAAACCATCACGCTGACCTGTGTCACTGATGCTGGTCTCGACCCATCAAACCAAATTGAACTGCAGTGGTACCGCAATGATGACCTGGTGGATCTGAAAGAAGAAAACCGCCTGCACCGAAGCAGTCTGTGTGTACAGCCCATCACCAAAGAGGAAAATGGAGTCATCTTTACATGTCAGCTGAAGGGGGACGCAAGCGTGAACAGCTCTGTTGAGCTTGACGTCCAAT TTGCCCCTGATCTTAATGACACTGAAGATATATTGGTTGAAGAAGAAAGTGATGTTGTTCTGTCCTGTGATGTCCATGCCAATCCTGCAGTAACTGTGGCCTGGAAAAAAGACGGCGAAGTTCTCGATCTGACCACCGGTAGTTACAAAACCACCAATAATGGCATTACTGCTCAGTTATCAATCCCAAATATTAAGCGTGATGTACATCAAGGAACGTACATCTGTGATGTGATCTCACTTGTCTTTGGAACTAGAAACAAGAGCTTTAAAATTACAGTTGaag ACAAAACTTTAAAGTTCCCTTTAGAACCCATGATTGCTGGACTGGTTGTGGTTGCTTGCACAATTGTATTAGCAATATTCGCTCGGCTGGACAAAATTAAAAAG TGCTGCAAAAGAAATTAA
- the LOC130570383 gene encoding uncharacterized protein LOC130570383 isoform X2, with the protein MMSSNVVSGVWRSHAVLDESDLDCSPEAPQQFKKMRSSSSLNSLRMSLRKRLPLKPMQPTANISDNPTWESLQTNQKANVVLKMTRRAKNSIGDVYQRFQKSRQSRGECLVMTPGRASDVEEGDSQTPKRSAARTTITPRRTPRSTSKRGAQTPGASDSAVRTVKSRGTRRQLVRMAALRSPFASPNTMNRRRQFDDELDSVSNGLQRLKRLSQAFDDAIGRDDSDRFRDSLLMD; encoded by the exons ATGATGTCGTCCAATGTTGTGAGTGGGGTCTGGAGGTCGCACGCAGTCCTCGACGAGTCGGACCTTGACTGTTCACCCGAAGCACCGCAGCAGTTTAAGAAGATGCGCTCATCCAGCTCACTAAACTCACTCAGGATGAGTCTGCGTAAACGACTGCCATTAAAACCCATGCAGCCCACCGCCAACATCTCTGACAATCCCACCTGGGAGTCACTTCAGACGAACCAGAAGGCGAATGTTGTCCTCAAGATGACCCGCAGAGCCAAAAACTCAATTGGAGACGTGTATCAG AGATTTCAGAAGAGCAGACAGTCACGTGGTGAGTGTCTGGTGATGACACCTGGTAGAGCATCTGACGTGGAGGAAGGCGATTCACAAACCCCGAAACGATCTGCTGCCCGAACCACTATAACCCCCAGGCGAACTCCACGGTCAACCAGCAAGCGAGGGGCGCAGACCCCAGGGGCCAGTGACTCTGCGGTTAGGACAGTGAAGTCCAGAGGCACCAGGAGACAGCTGGTGCGCATGGCTGCACTCAGAAGCCCTTTTGCATCACCCAACACGATGAACCGGAGGAG GCAATTTGATGACGAACTGGACAGTGTCTCAAATGGCCTCCAGAGACTAAAGCGGCTTTCTCAAGCTTTTGATGATGCTATTGGAAGAGATGACAG